One region of Microbacterium sp. M28 genomic DNA includes:
- a CDS encoding aminotransferase class I/II-fold pyridoxal phosphate-dependent enzyme produces MIDTIAPAARVRALPTNFFGALDAAVAAARTRGVDVIDVSKGNPDLPTPAHVVRAMQKAAAAPGNHSYPAYGTRPALADAIALRYREDHGVDLDPQSQIAAFHGSHEGLMAAVLGLADPGATVVVPDPGYPAYASAAALAGARLHLLPLDPERAHQPDWSALAALTDAAAVLLNYPHNPTGATATSMTFERTVTEAERLGAAFIHDFAYSSLGFERRPLSALTVDIDRTVEVSTLSKTYNMAGWRIGYAAGSAEIIGIMRGFQAHAFSTIFGATQDAAAAALAGDQSAADALVDLYRRRRDLVVDGLRARGWDVSPADGTFFVWVASGGVDDTVLARRLLEERGVAVAPGSGFGDRGRGYIRLALVHPLDRLAELVERLGAPAGGRLP; encoded by the coding sequence GTGATAGACACGATCGCGCCGGCCGCGCGTGTCCGCGCGCTCCCGACGAACTTCTTCGGCGCCCTGGATGCCGCGGTCGCCGCGGCCAGAACGAGGGGCGTGGACGTCATCGACGTCTCCAAGGGCAATCCCGATCTGCCCACCCCTGCGCACGTCGTCCGTGCGATGCAGAAGGCCGCGGCTGCACCGGGCAATCACAGCTATCCGGCCTATGGGACACGACCTGCCCTCGCCGACGCCATCGCCCTGCGCTACCGCGAGGATCACGGTGTCGACCTCGATCCGCAGTCCCAGATCGCCGCCTTCCACGGCTCGCACGAAGGACTCATGGCGGCCGTCCTCGGGCTCGCCGATCCCGGAGCGACGGTCGTCGTGCCCGATCCCGGCTACCCGGCGTACGCGAGCGCAGCCGCCCTCGCCGGTGCGCGCCTGCACCTGCTGCCGCTGGATCCGGAACGTGCGCACCAGCCCGACTGGTCCGCGCTGGCGGCCCTCACCGACGCAGCGGCCGTGCTGCTGAACTATCCGCACAATCCGACGGGAGCGACCGCGACCTCGATGACGTTCGAGCGGACGGTCACCGAAGCCGAGCGTCTCGGAGCGGCGTTCATCCACGACTTCGCCTATTCATCGCTCGGCTTCGAGCGTCGACCGCTGTCGGCCCTCACCGTCGACATCGACCGCACGGTGGAGGTCTCGACGCTGTCGAAGACGTACAACATGGCCGGCTGGCGCATCGGGTACGCCGCCGGCTCCGCCGAGATCATCGGCATCATGCGCGGCTTTCAGGCGCACGCGTTCAGCACGATCTTCGGGGCGACGCAGGATGCCGCAGCGGCGGCGCTGGCCGGCGACCAGAGCGCGGCGGACGCTCTCGTCGACCTCTACCGCCGACGCCGCGACCTCGTCGTCGACGGCCTGCGCGCACGCGGCTGGGATGTGAGCCCCGCGGACGGGACGTTCTTCGTGTGGGTCGCCAGCGGCGGAGTGGACGACACGGTTCTCGCCAGGCGCCTGCTCGAAGAGCGCGGCGTCGCCGTCGCCCCGGGGAGCGGCTTCGGCGACCGGGGCCGCGGGTACATCCGGCTCGCTCTGGTCCATCCGCTCGACCGCCTCGCCGAGCTCGTCGAACGCCTCGGAGCGCCCGCCGGCGGGCGACTTCCGTAG
- a CDS encoding S-ribosylhomocysteine lyase, with translation MAEVESFTLDHTAVHAPYVRLIATEHGPRGDAISNFDVRFVQPNEGEIPTAGLHTIEHLLASVLRDHLDGVIDISPFGCRTGFHLITWGEPSVADVVTAVTAGLEYIAEKAEWDDVPGVSAVECGNYRDHSLHSAREWSKRILEQGISLDAFTRTVA, from the coding sequence ATGGCCGAAGTCGAGAGCTTCACGCTCGATCACACCGCCGTCCACGCGCCGTACGTGCGCCTGATCGCCACCGAGCACGGCCCCCGGGGCGACGCGATCTCGAACTTCGACGTGCGCTTCGTGCAGCCGAACGAGGGCGAGATCCCCACTGCGGGCCTGCACACGATCGAGCACCTGCTGGCCAGCGTCCTGCGGGATCACCTCGACGGCGTCATCGACATCTCCCCCTTCGGATGCCGCACCGGATTCCACCTCATCACGTGGGGCGAGCCCTCCGTCGCGGACGTCGTCACCGCCGTCACGGCAGGGCTCGAGTACATCGCAGAGAAGGCCGAGTGGGACGACGTCCCCGGGGTCTCCGCCGTCGAGTGCGGCAACTACCGCGACCACAGCCTGCACAGCGCGCGGGAGTGGTCCAAGCGCATCCTCGAGCAGGGCATCAGCCTCGACGCGTTCACGCGCACGGTGGCCTGA
- a CDS encoding SDR family NAD(P)-dependent oxidoreductase, translated as MFDELRGRIVLVTGGASGIGAGIVDAFLGEGSTVISADLSFPEGLLRRQEHAWTIRLDVRDEDAVADAVSQIGERLGTIDTLVTAAGTSTLGFATETTSAQWDLNLDVNAKGSFLVAKHVAARLVDQERTGRIVFISSQAGKNGYRGMTAYVASKHAVLGVTKTMATELASRGITVNAICPGIIETPMKHRERIEGGAIRGMTAEEVAAEDRSQVPLGRTGTPEDVAGVALFLASDLAGYMTGQGINVTGGMTMH; from the coding sequence GTGTTCGACGAGCTCCGCGGCCGCATCGTCCTCGTCACCGGTGGCGCCAGCGGCATCGGTGCCGGGATCGTCGACGCTTTCCTCGGCGAGGGCTCGACCGTCATCAGCGCCGACCTCTCCTTCCCCGAGGGGCTGCTCCGACGGCAGGAGCACGCGTGGACGATCCGTCTCGATGTGCGCGACGAGGATGCCGTCGCCGACGCCGTCTCGCAGATCGGCGAGCGGCTCGGCACGATCGACACGCTCGTGACGGCGGCGGGCACATCCACGCTCGGCTTCGCGACCGAGACGACGTCGGCGCAGTGGGATCTGAACCTCGATGTCAACGCGAAGGGATCCTTCCTGGTCGCCAAGCACGTCGCCGCACGACTCGTCGATCAGGAGCGAACCGGTCGGATCGTCTTCATCTCATCGCAGGCCGGCAAGAACGGGTACCGCGGGATGACCGCCTACGTGGCCTCGAAGCACGCGGTGCTCGGCGTCACGAAGACGATGGCGACGGAACTCGCGTCCCGCGGCATCACGGTGAACGCGATCTGCCCCGGGATCATCGAGACGCCGATGAAGCATCGTGAGCGCATCGAAGGCGGAGCGATCCGCGGCATGACGGCCGAGGAGGTGGCCGCGGAGGATCGCTCGCAGGTCCCGCTGGGCCGCACCGGGACGCCCGAGGACGTCGCGGGCGTCGCACTGTTCCTGGCCAGCGACCTGGCGGGATACATGACCGGTCAGGGCATCAACGTCACCGGTGGGATGACGATGCACTGA
- a CDS encoding D-arabinono-1,4-lactone oxidase, whose translation MTRLGGSWQNWARSASVDPVRVERPRTPEGVQRAVQAATAQNLPIKPVGAGHSFTGIAVAPGVLLDLSDMQGLVAADAGTGRATFLAGTRLHRIPALLAPFGLAMENLGDIDRQSIAGAVSTGTHGTGLRFGGLATQVVGAVMITAAGEFLRVNEQENAEMLPAIALGLGSLGILVEVTLRCVPAFVMHAIDEPAPLDDVLATLHDRAQAIDHFEFYWFPHTDVALTKRQERMPESTRRRPLPAVGRWVDETLLSNTVYRAVCGASRAVPAITPRFNRLAVRLTGDREYTDRSHTVFTQRRAVRFREMEYALPAENVVPAFRAVRELIARRGWRIEFPVEVRFAAADDLWMSTAYGRATGYIAVHRYWRVDPTEYFNAVEEIMLEHGGRPHWGKLHTLDAERLRERYPRFDDFRALRDRLDPERRFHNRHLGRVLGD comes from the coding sequence GTGACACGACTCGGCGGAAGCTGGCAGAACTGGGCGCGCTCGGCGTCCGTCGATCCCGTTCGTGTCGAGCGGCCGCGAACGCCGGAGGGAGTGCAGCGCGCCGTGCAGGCGGCAACCGCGCAGAATCTGCCGATCAAACCGGTCGGCGCAGGGCACAGCTTCACCGGCATCGCCGTCGCGCCCGGTGTTCTGCTGGACCTGAGCGACATGCAGGGCCTCGTCGCCGCGGATGCCGGGACAGGACGCGCCACCTTCCTCGCGGGCACTCGCCTGCACCGCATCCCCGCCCTGCTCGCGCCCTTCGGTCTGGCGATGGAGAACCTGGGCGACATCGATCGCCAGTCGATCGCCGGCGCGGTCTCGACCGGCACGCACGGCACCGGACTCCGATTCGGCGGCCTCGCCACGCAGGTCGTCGGAGCGGTCATGATCACCGCGGCCGGCGAATTCCTGCGGGTGAACGAGCAGGAGAACGCGGAGATGCTCCCCGCGATCGCCCTGGGGCTCGGCTCACTCGGCATCCTCGTGGAGGTGACGCTGCGCTGCGTACCCGCCTTCGTGATGCATGCGATCGACGAACCTGCACCTCTGGACGACGTACTCGCCACGCTGCACGATCGCGCGCAGGCGATCGACCACTTCGAGTTCTACTGGTTCCCGCATACAGATGTGGCGCTCACCAAACGCCAGGAGCGCATGCCGGAGTCCACGCGCCGGCGGCCACTGCCGGCTGTGGGGCGGTGGGTCGACGAGACTCTGCTGTCGAACACCGTCTACCGTGCGGTCTGCGGTGCCTCTCGAGCCGTCCCGGCGATCACACCGCGGTTCAACCGGCTCGCCGTGCGGCTGACGGGCGATCGCGAGTACACCGATCGTTCGCACACCGTCTTCACCCAGCGTCGGGCGGTCCGGTTCCGTGAGATGGAGTACGCGCTGCCGGCCGAGAACGTCGTCCCGGCGTTCCGCGCCGTGCGCGAGCTGATCGCGAGGCGCGGGTGGCGGATCGAGTTCCCGGTCGAGGTGCGATTCGCTGCGGCGGACGATCTCTGGATGTCGACCGCCTACGGTCGTGCCACGGGCTACATCGCGGTGCACCGGTACTGGCGTGTCGATCCGACCGAGTACTTCAACGCGGTCGAGGAGATCATGCTCGAGCACGGCGGACGCCCGCACTGGGGAAAGCTGCACACGCTCGACGCCGAGCGGCTCCGTGAGCGGTACCCCCGATTCGATGACTTCCGGGCGCTGCGCGACCGGTTGGACCCCGAGCGACGGTTCCACAATCGCCACCTCGGACGCGTGCTCGGCGACTGA
- a CDS encoding winged helix-turn-helix domain-containing protein, producing MSQILTAAQARRIALAAQGFTRRRPATVTARHVHGAMARMGVLQIDSVNVFARSHHMPLYSRLGPYDHALFERIFHARTTHYVEYLAHEATFIPASDWGLWDFRMADFRRRWEGDPDSWVSRNPRTISWVKDELRSRGPLRPADLRDDAPRERGTWWDWDDVKLALEHLWRTGDVAISGRRGFERRYALAEQVIPDEVRARPVPRDEAFRELVRRAARSSGVATESDLADYHRLRDRPGVRQAIADLVDAGELEPVVVRGWERAGRPLPTWRHRDAVLPRRVDASALLTPFDPVVWFRERALRAFELDYRIEIYVPAHKRRYGYYSLPVLVDDRIAARVDLKADRGASVLRVQSAWWEPQSRPDDALAIALELTGAASWQGLERITVSGWGDATDAVADALKAIGGVVSDRHEHERQ from the coding sequence GTGTCACAGATTCTCACCGCCGCGCAGGCGCGGCGCATCGCGCTCGCCGCGCAGGGCTTCACTCGCCGCCGCCCGGCGACCGTCACCGCCCGCCATGTGCACGGTGCGATGGCGCGGATGGGCGTTCTGCAGATCGACTCGGTCAACGTCTTCGCGCGGTCGCATCACATGCCGCTTTACTCCCGGCTCGGACCGTACGACCACGCCCTGTTCGAGCGCATCTTCCACGCCCGCACGACCCACTACGTGGAGTACCTGGCGCATGAGGCGACGTTCATCCCGGCATCCGATTGGGGCCTGTGGGACTTCCGGATGGCCGACTTCCGTCGCCGTTGGGAGGGCGACCCCGACTCCTGGGTGAGCCGGAATCCGCGCACGATCTCCTGGGTCAAGGACGAGTTGCGCTCGCGCGGTCCCCTGCGACCCGCCGACCTGCGCGACGACGCGCCGCGCGAGCGAGGCACGTGGTGGGATTGGGATGACGTGAAACTGGCGCTGGAGCACCTGTGGCGCACCGGAGACGTCGCGATCAGCGGGCGCCGCGGGTTCGAGCGCCGGTACGCATTGGCGGAGCAGGTCATCCCCGACGAGGTCCGAGCTCGCCCCGTCCCCCGCGACGAGGCGTTCCGCGAACTGGTGCGCCGCGCCGCGCGATCGTCCGGCGTCGCCACGGAGTCCGATCTGGCCGACTACCACCGACTGCGCGATCGACCAGGTGTGCGGCAGGCCATCGCCGACCTCGTGGACGCCGGTGAGCTCGAGCCCGTCGTCGTACGCGGGTGGGAGCGCGCAGGTCGTCCGCTGCCGACCTGGCGGCACCGCGATGCCGTGCTGCCCCGCCGCGTGGACGCCAGCGCGCTGCTGACGCCGTTCGACCCGGTGGTCTGGTTCCGCGAACGAGCACTGCGTGCGTTCGAGCTGGACTATCGGATCGAGATCTACGTGCCGGCCCACAAACGCCGCTACGGCTACTACTCCCTGCCCGTCCTCGTCGATGACCGGATCGCGGCGAGGGTCGATCTCAAGGCCGACCGCGGGGCCTCCGTGCTCCGGGTGCAGTCCGCCTGGTGGGAACCGCAGTCGCGCCCGGATGACGCGCTGGCGATCGCGCTGGAGCTGACCGGCGCGGCATCGTGGCAGGGCCTGGAACGCATCACGGTCTCGGGCTGGGGAGACGCGACGGATGCCGTCGCGGACGCCCTCAAGGCGATCGGTGGGGTCGTGTCAGACCGGCATGAGCACGAACGGCAGTGA
- a CDS encoding DUF4307 domain-containing protein, with the protein MTTAQELDDRYGRSRRRRLPWIIGIVLAVVVVAYFGWSTISQSMNSVDTDDLGFEVADPYSVEVRFQVSGAAGKDIACAIEALDEEFGVVGWKVVEIPASEEHSRAFTENVRTVAEATTGLVNSCWVA; encoded by the coding sequence GTGACGACCGCCCAGGAACTCGATGACCGCTACGGACGCAGCCGCCGTCGCCGGCTCCCCTGGATCATCGGCATCGTCCTGGCCGTCGTCGTCGTGGCGTACTTCGGCTGGTCGACCATCTCGCAGTCGATGAACTCCGTCGACACCGATGATCTGGGGTTCGAGGTCGCGGATCCCTACTCGGTCGAGGTCCGGTTCCAGGTCAGCGGCGCGGCCGGCAAGGACATCGCGTGCGCCATCGAGGCGCTCGACGAGGAGTTCGGCGTGGTCGGCTGGAAGGTCGTCGAGATTCCGGCATCCGAGGAGCACAGCCGGGCGTTCACGGAGAACGTGCGCACCGTCGCGGAGGCCACCACGGGTTTGGTCAACTCCTGCTGGGTCGCATAG
- the greA gene encoding transcription elongation factor GreA → MSADAQVPFLTQEAYDRLVAELEHLSTVGREEIAKRIEAAREEGDLKENGGYHAAKDEQGKQEARIRTLEQLLKTAKVGEAPASRGIVEPGTVVTAVVAGGEEVFLLGSREIAVGSDLDVYSEASPLGQAILGLKVGDTTSYEAPNGRAISVEITAVETYAG, encoded by the coding sequence GTGTCCGCAGACGCTCAGGTCCCGTTCCTCACGCAGGAAGCCTACGATCGACTCGTCGCCGAGCTCGAGCACCTCTCCACGGTCGGCCGCGAAGAGATCGCGAAGCGCATCGAAGCCGCACGCGAAGAGGGCGACCTCAAGGAGAACGGCGGCTACCACGCGGCCAAGGACGAGCAGGGCAAGCAGGAGGCGCGCATCCGCACGCTCGAGCAGCTGCTGAAGACCGCCAAGGTCGGCGAGGCCCCGGCGAGCCGTGGCATCGTCGAGCCGGGCACCGTCGTCACCGCGGTCGTCGCGGGCGGCGAAGAGGTCTTCCTCCTCGGCAGCCGCGAGATCGCCGTCGGCAGCGACCTCGACGTCTACAGCGAGGCCAGCCCGCTCGGGCAGGCCATCCTCGGACTGAAGGTCGGCGACACGACCAGCTACGAGGCCCCCAACGGCCGCGCGATCTCGGTCGAGATCACGGCCGTGGAGACCTACGCCGGTTGA
- the ilvA gene encoding threonine ammonia-lyase gives MSTAPSLAEFEEAAQGLAGVITHTPTLPSRALTDVFGVPVVLKMENLQRTGSFKIRGAAHRLSKLTAQERARGVVAASAGNHAQGVALAAQALGIPATIFMPLGVPVPKLLATRGYGAEVVLDGETVATSLRLAAEFAERTGAVLIHPFDHRDIVIGQGTLGLELLEDAPDLDTVLVGIGGGGLIAGIASAIRAKAAETGRRIRIVGVQAENAAATVASLDAGHRVAIETRPTIADGILVAEPGAVPFEIIRELVDEVVTVSDDDIARALLVLLEQAKVVVEPAGAVGVAAILAGKIQATGPTMAVLSGGNIDPLLLQRVVAHGLAASGRYLTIRIPLPDRPGQLARVSELVSQAGANVMEVLHTRHGQGLQINEVVLQLSIETRGAEHTELTLDTLRRAGYDPMVVPD, from the coding sequence ATGAGCACAGCCCCCAGCCTGGCCGAGTTCGAGGAGGCCGCGCAGGGCCTGGCGGGTGTGATCACACACACTCCGACCCTGCCATCGCGAGCGCTCACGGATGTCTTCGGCGTGCCCGTCGTGCTCAAGATGGAGAACCTCCAGCGCACCGGCTCCTTCAAGATCCGCGGAGCGGCGCATCGGCTCTCCAAACTGACGGCGCAGGAGCGGGCGCGTGGTGTCGTGGCGGCATCCGCCGGCAACCACGCGCAGGGCGTGGCGCTCGCGGCGCAGGCGCTGGGGATTCCGGCGACGATCTTCATGCCCCTCGGCGTTCCGGTTCCCAAACTCCTCGCGACGCGCGGATACGGCGCCGAGGTCGTGCTCGATGGCGAGACCGTGGCGACGTCGCTGCGGCTGGCCGCTGAGTTCGCCGAGCGCACAGGGGCCGTGCTGATCCACCCGTTCGACCATCGCGACATCGTGATCGGGCAGGGAACGCTCGGACTCGAACTGCTCGAGGATGCGCCCGATCTCGACACCGTGCTCGTCGGCATCGGCGGCGGGGGGCTCATCGCGGGCATCGCCTCCGCGATCAGGGCGAAGGCGGCCGAGACCGGCCGTCGGATCCGCATCGTCGGCGTGCAGGCGGAGAACGCGGCGGCGACCGTGGCGTCGCTCGATGCCGGACACCGCGTGGCCATCGAGACCCGCCCGACCATCGCCGACGGCATCCTCGTCGCCGAGCCGGGCGCCGTGCCGTTCGAGATCATCCGCGAGCTCGTCGACGAGGTCGTCACCGTGAGCGACGACGACATCGCCCGTGCGCTGCTGGTGCTGCTGGAGCAGGCCAAGGTCGTCGTCGAGCCGGCCGGAGCCGTCGGCGTCGCCGCGATCCTCGCGGGCAAGATCCAGGCCACGGGTCCGACCATGGCCGTGCTGTCCGGCGGCAACATCGATCCGTTGCTCCTGCAGCGCGTCGTGGCGCACGGACTGGCCGCATCCGGTCGCTATCTCACGATCCGCATCCCGCTGCCCGACCGGCCGGGTCAGCTCGCTCGGGTGTCGGAGCTCGTCTCGCAGGCCGGGGCGAACGTCATGGAAGTGCTGCACACCCGCCACGGGCAGGGGCTGCAGATCAACGAGGTCGTCCTGCAGCTGAGCATCGAGACGCGAGGGGCGGAGCACACCGAGCTCACGCTCGACACGCTCCGCCGCGCCGGTTACGATCCGATGGTCGTTCCGGACTAG
- a CDS encoding AI-2E family transporter, translated as MTDEKRPRKRDLLWGGMPTERTVRSDIDRAVPYGLRVTAAYAWRLLFIAAAVGIIVWVVIQLKLLVIPLLIAILISALLTPAVGWMLRHRVPRWLAIIIAMLGTLAVVSGLLWLVIWQVSRQWSQVRDSTAASIERLREYLIEGPLHLSAAEIESYIDQGLAFLQQQVDLLWSGALAIGTTAGHVVTGAVLALFILVCLLADGAGIWRWTLKIFPRDARPAAAAAASNGWSTLVNYARTQLLVATIDAIGIGLGAFFLGVPLAIPVAVLVFLGAFVPIVGAVVTGAVAVFLALVYNGPWIAFWMLIVVLGVQQIEGHILQPLLMGSAVKVHPLAVVLVVAGGTMIGGIPGALFAVPLAAFVNVVAVTLSSGSWRTGDDPHGDLIWSTVPRERRRRIQ; from the coding sequence ATGACGGACGAGAAGCGCCCCCGCAAGCGGGATCTTCTGTGGGGCGGCATGCCCACGGAGCGCACCGTCCGCTCCGACATCGACCGCGCCGTCCCTTACGGTCTGCGGGTCACCGCCGCCTACGCGTGGCGCCTCCTGTTCATCGCCGCGGCCGTGGGAATCATCGTCTGGGTGGTCATCCAGCTGAAGCTGCTGGTGATCCCGCTGCTGATCGCGATCCTGATCTCGGCGCTCCTCACGCCGGCGGTCGGGTGGATGCTCCGTCACCGTGTCCCGCGGTGGCTGGCCATCATCATCGCGATGCTCGGCACCCTCGCCGTCGTCAGCGGCCTGCTCTGGCTCGTCATCTGGCAGGTGTCGCGGCAGTGGTCGCAGGTGCGCGACAGCACAGCGGCGTCCATCGAACGCCTGCGCGAGTATCTGATCGAGGGGCCGCTGCACCTTTCGGCTGCCGAGATCGAGTCGTACATCGACCAGGGGCTGGCGTTCCTGCAGCAGCAGGTCGACCTGCTGTGGTCGGGAGCGCTTGCGATCGGCACCACGGCCGGACACGTCGTGACCGGCGCCGTGCTGGCCCTGTTCATCCTCGTCTGCCTGCTGGCCGACGGTGCCGGTATCTGGCGCTGGACGCTCAAGATCTTCCCGCGCGATGCCCGGCCGGCAGCTGCCGCGGCTGCGAGCAACGGCTGGAGCACGCTGGTCAACTATGCGCGCACGCAGCTGCTCGTCGCCACGATCGACGCGATCGGCATCGGCCTCGGCGCGTTCTTCCTCGGGGTGCCGCTGGCGATCCCCGTGGCGGTGCTCGTCTTCCTCGGCGCCTTCGTCCCGATCGTCGGAGCCGTCGTCACCGGCGCGGTCGCCGTCTTCCTCGCGCTGGTATACAACGGGCCGTGGATCGCCTTCTGGATGCTGATCGTCGTGCTCGGCGTCCAGCAGATCGAGGGACACATCCTGCAGCCGCTCCTGATGGGGTCCGCCGTCAAGGTCCACCCCCTCGCGGTGGTTCTCGTCGTCGCGGGCGGCACGATGATCGGCGGCATCCCCGGCGCCCTGTTCGCGGTTCCGCTGGCCGCCTTCGTGAACGTCGTCGCGGTGACCCTCAGCAGCGGCTCATGGCGCACCGGCGATGATCCGCACGGAGACCTGATCTGGAGTACAGTGCCGCGCGAGCGGCGACGGAGGATTCAATGA
- a CDS encoding LemA family protein: MWEWLVPVLIVVGVIVIVGIYLWATYNSLVQLNVRVDEAWSGITVQLKRRADLIPNLIESVKGYASHEKAVFENVTRARAETLSAAGPAEAGIAEGHLQQALKSLFAVAEAYPQLQASQNFLQLQHSLVDTEDKIQAARRFYNGGVRELNTKIKVFPNNLFARGLGFTEREFFEVADGTTISEPPRVQF; encoded by the coding sequence ATGTGGGAATGGCTCGTGCCGGTACTGATCGTCGTCGGTGTCATCGTGATCGTCGGCATCTATCTGTGGGCGACCTACAACTCCCTCGTCCAGCTCAACGTGCGCGTGGACGAGGCGTGGAGCGGCATCACCGTGCAGCTCAAGCGTCGAGCCGACCTCATCCCGAACCTCATCGAGTCCGTGAAGGGCTACGCGTCGCACGAGAAAGCGGTGTTCGAGAACGTCACACGCGCTCGCGCGGAGACCCTCTCGGCCGCAGGTCCGGCAGAGGCGGGCATCGCGGAAGGACATCTGCAGCAGGCGCTGAAGAGCCTGTTCGCCGTGGCCGAGGCGTATCCCCAACTGCAGGCCAGCCAGAACTTCCTGCAGCTCCAGCACTCGCTGGTCGACACCGAGGACAAGATCCAGGCCGCCCGCCGCTTCTACAACGGCGGCGTCCGCGAACTGAACACCAAGATCAAGGTGTTCCCGAACAACCTCTTCGCGCGCGGTCTCGGCTTCACCGAGCGCGAGTTCTTCGAGGTCGCCGACGGCACGACGATCTCCGAGCCGCCGCGCGTTCAGTTCTGA
- a CDS encoding alanine racemase gives MLDLIAGPTNPSPRAWEDPARWWSRLSEATAHLPAPVAIIDADALRHNALDMLVRAGGIPIRVASKSVRVRAVLDAVLKLPGYRGILAFTLGEALWLAETHDDVVVGYPSVDRAGIARLGQDEIAASRITLMIDDPAHLDLIDAVAAPGRRAEIRVAIDADASWRSSALGHIGVRRSPLYTAADVARFARTIARRDGFRLVGLQMYEAQIAGQGDDAGTDAPLIRFAQARSREDLLRRRTEIATAISDIAPLEFLNGGGTGSLEFTGSDESVTEATAGSGLLGGHLFDGYRSFQPAPASAFAFDVVRRPAADIVTVLGGGWIASGPSVASRQPRAVWPAGLRTLAREAAGEVQTPLQGRAARSMSIGDRVWFRHAKSGEPAERIDAYQLVSGDEVVDELPTYRGEGKAFL, from the coding sequence GTGCTCGACCTGATCGCCGGCCCGACGAACCCCTCCCCGCGCGCGTGGGAGGACCCCGCGCGCTGGTGGTCGAGACTCAGCGAGGCGACGGCTCACCTGCCGGCACCGGTCGCGATCATCGACGCCGATGCGCTGCGCCACAATGCGCTGGACATGCTCGTCCGGGCCGGAGGCATCCCGATCCGCGTCGCGTCCAAGTCGGTGCGCGTGCGGGCCGTGCTGGATGCGGTGCTGAAGCTGCCCGGATACCGCGGAATCCTCGCCTTCACGCTCGGCGAGGCGCTCTGGCTCGCCGAGACGCACGACGACGTCGTGGTGGGGTACCCGAGCGTCGACCGGGCGGGGATCGCGCGGCTCGGGCAGGACGAGATCGCCGCATCGCGGATCACCCTGATGATCGACGATCCTGCGCACCTCGATCTGATCGATGCGGTCGCCGCGCCGGGCAGGCGAGCCGAGATCCGAGTGGCGATCGACGCCGACGCCTCCTGGCGATCGTCGGCGTTGGGACACATCGGCGTGCGTCGGTCCCCGCTCTACACGGCCGCCGACGTCGCCCGGTTCGCGCGGACGATCGCCCGACGCGATGGATTCCGCCTCGTCGGCCTGCAGATGTACGAGGCCCAGATCGCGGGCCAGGGTGACGACGCGGGCACGGATGCACCGCTGATCCGATTCGCTCAGGCGCGCTCGCGCGAAGACCTGCTCCGCCGCCGCACCGAGATCGCCACGGCGATCAGCGACATCGCACCGCTCGAGTTCCTCAACGGCGGGGGCACTGGTTCGCTGGAGTTCACCGGCAGCGACGAGTCCGTCACGGAGGCGACGGCGGGGAGCGGCCTGCTGGGCGGGCATCTCTTCGACGGCTATCGCTCGTTCCAGCCCGCCCCGGCGTCCGCGTTCGCGTTCGACGTCGTGCGACGGCCAGCCGCCGACATCGTGACCGTGCTCGGCGGCGGATGGATCGCATCCGGGCCGTCCGTCGCGTCGCGCCAGCCTCGTGCCGTCTGGCCTGCGGGGCTTCGCACGCTTGCGCGTGAGGCGGCCGGCGAGGTGCAGACGCCGTTGCAGGGCCGAGCGGCACGCTCGATGAGCATCGGGGATCGCGTCTGGTTCCGGCACGCGAAGAGCGGCGAGCCCGCGGAGCGGATCGACGCGTACCAACTCGTCTCCGGTGACGAGGTGGTCGACGAGCTGCCCACGTACCGCGGCGAGGGAAAGGCGTTCCTGTGA